ATTGTTTTCAGTGCTGAAGCAACTAAAATCGTCTTCCACCACCAAAGGTTCATCCAGTTCTGTCATACCTCCGATTTAACCAATTTCATTTCTGAAGAATCATTGGAATGAACCAAATCCCTACCTGGACTTGCAAATGAAAGAGAGGATCTTCGCAGATTCTCAATTCCTCGTTCTTGTTGGACTGAACAAAACAGCGTCATATTTGAAAAGCTCAGATCATCTCAAAACGGCACTTATTGAATCAAAGCGAACCTTTCAATGGCAATTCATTTCAACAAAAGCATTTTGCCAAAGGCAACCAATGATCCAACTTTGATAGAGTAAAGGTAAATTCCTGATGGCAACGCTGATCCGTCAAAAATCAATTGATGCTTTCCAGCAGGTCGAATATCATCCACTATGATGAATATTTCACGACCCAGCGAATCAAAAACTTTTACCTTCACTGGCATCGATTGTGCCAAATCGAATTCAATGGTGGTTTTGGCATTGAAAGGGTTCGGATGGTTGGGGTAAAGCCGAAACGATGGAGTTGGTTCTGAGGCCAGCACGTTGCTTAAAAGCACTGTCTTAAATTTATAGACTTCCGACCATTCACCACTGCCAATCCAATTGGTCGCCCGCACCCGCCAATAATAAAACCGATTGGCACTTAATTTTGCTCCAGCAAAGGTGGTGTCGATAATGCCACTGCTATCGACGACGATGGCACCGGGCAGGAAGGTACTATTTTTCGCGGTCTGCAATTGGTAGCTCTCGGCGTTTGCCACCGACTGCCAAATGAAAACCGGTTCGATTGGGACATCGACCGCCTGATTTGCTGGGTAAACCAATACTGGCGGTTTTGGAAAGCCTGTGATAAACCGATAAGCCCGAGAAAAATCCCCACAACCTCCAGCATTGGCTGCTCGTACCCGCCAATAATAACAAGTTTGCGCCGATAATCCAGTAACAAAGCTAAACGTATCAGGTATGTTAGCGCGATCCACCAGCAAAGGATAGGTGAAATCCGCATCCTTGGCCAATTGCAAATGAAAATGTGATGCATCGGGCTGATAACGCCATTCCAATCGAACGGATTGGGGCACCGTATCGCTCCCATCGTTCGGAAAAACCAGCGTCGGCGGCCCAGGGGGATAGATGGCAATGGTCTGACTGGGTTGACTCTCATTCGCGTTTCGATCCAATGCGGTCACTAAATAATAATATGGATCAGACTCGAAGCCAGGAATTGGGGGCGCAAAATGGCGGTCGCCAACAATCGCAATGATGTTCTGGGCATCCTCAAGCTCGTCTGGCAGAAAATCCGGTCTTTTCGAGCGGTAGATCACAAATCGATACCCGCTGTCGCCATCAGCAGCACGAAATCCCTGCTGCCATTGAAGCATCGGTGGGCCGTATGAAGTGAGCGGAGCATACCCCAGTTGGCCTGGCGGATTGGGAGGCAGGACATCTTTCCAAGCCATGATCGGTTGAACGGCCGGATAGCGATGCAAATCGTTTTTCAATGAATCAGTGAACCCTTTCAGATTCGCGATCACATGCGTGGTGCGGAAAAAAATATTGCCAGAGACGCCACTGGTCTGTCGATTCAATCGGATTTGGTTCGGCACTTCCGAAGTGCTCCAGCCGCTGATTTTATAGATTGCAAGGCCCGGATAAAGATGTCGGCCATTAGTCTGCGACGCCCACCAGGGTAATAATTTGCCGTAATCCTGAGCTCCGCCGAATGGCCAGTAGAGCTGTGGCGCCAGGTAATCGACCCATTGATGATTCAACCAAGCCACGGCGTCGGCATAGATCTCGTTATACGCATCAAAACCAGTCGTCCCTGGTGGAACCCCATTCTTCCAAATTCCAAATGGACTAACACCAAATTTGATGAATGGCTTCACCGCTTGAATGCTATCGTGCACCATTTGAATCAACAAATTGACATTGTCCCGTCGCCACTCACCGCGATCCGTAAATCCACGAGGATCATTGGCGAACGCCGCATCGTCTTGATTCGTGATGCTGTTTGGAGGATATGGATAAAAGTAGTCATCGAAATGCACGCCGTCAATATCATAGCGTCGGACCACATCCATAATTACTGCGGTTACATAGTTCCGAACGCTGGATAAACCAGGGTTCAGAACCTTAATTGAGCCGATCTGGATGGTCCAATCCGGATGACGGTTGCTCACATGGCCAGGATCAAGGGGATACGCTCCAATTTCGCGTACAGCGCGATAGGGATTGAACCAAGCGTGCAGTTCCATGCCGCGCTGATGCGCCTCTCGAATCGCGAATTCAAGCGGATCATAATAGGGACTCGGGGCCTTTCCCTGTTTGCCTGTTAAGTAATACGACCAGGGATCGAACGGCGATGGATAGAAGGCATCACATTCTGGCCGAACCTGTAAGATGATCGCATTGATACCAACATCGTGCAATTGATCCAATAATCGGCATAGCTCAGCCCGTTGCTGATCCGAGCTGAGGCCAGGGGCGGAAGGCCAATCCAAATTAACGATCGTTGCGATCCAAGCGCCGCGGAACTCCCGCTTCGGTATTGCACTGGCAAAACTGTTAGAAACAATTATCGATATATGCAAAAGAAAGGTGAAGATGCAAAGCTTCCTTACCATGTGCGTTCACTTGTTTTGGGTTGAATCTTTCGCTCGGCCAAATAAATCGAATCTGGCAACATGATTAAATTTCCAACCATTGGGTCAGATTGCTGCTGATACAGAGCAGTGCTTTTTTCTCATCCACTGCTATTTCTGATATTTTTTCTTCAAACGGAGTTATGGCGATCCGCAAATAAAAGGATTCCTCGCTCCGCTCGGAATGACATGCTTTTCAATTTTTTCGAATCTATGGAATTTAACTCGCGAAGTCCCGCCCAAAGAAAAGCCATGATCAATATTAGGGCGAGAGAATCTCCTGATCTTTGCAACACTCACGGCTCTTTTTGGGAATGAAGCAATGGCTTCCTCGCGAGAGACGAAGATTAAAAATAATCTTATTTGATCAGCAGCATCTGGCGATGTTCAGATTGGCCCTCAAATTCAAGCCGATAGAAATATATGCCACTTGGCAGTTGCCGACCATCGAATTGGACTTCGTGATAGCCAGCTTCCCGCTGCTCATCAACTAAAATGGCGACGGTTCTTCCCAACAAATCGTAAACTTTGAGGTTCACCCGTCCTGAATTCGGCAGCTCAAATGGGATCGTAGTTGTTGGATTAAAAGGATTCGGGTAATTCTGCAATAATCGAAACGACTCGGCCAGAAACGAAGGAGAAGGTTGCACATGAACCGGTTCTGCAGATTTTTTGACCACTCTCAGATTATCAACATAAATTCGGCCTGATATCGCACCAGTATTGTCATGCGTCAATTGGAAACTATCGACGTAATAGGATTTGCCATCCATCTTCTCATTCCCCAGCCAGGAACCAACACTATTTGGATCGCTCAAGTCCCATTCCAGTAGCTTCCAGCCATACCAATCAATAGTCACCCATTTAGAAACTTCAAGGGGATAACCTTGGCCTTCGACCTCGCGGAGCGAAAATCGAAATTTGTTCCGGCTGCCGTCGCCATACACATAGCATTGGAGGATATAGCTATTGTCGAATCGCACATCGCGCGGCGCACCATTGGACAGGTACTCGCGGAGCAAGTAACCTTCGGATGGCGGGGTTTCCATCCATTGGTAATTGATAAACGCGGATCTCCGATGCACCGGCGCCGTAGCCGATCCAGGGAGATAAATATCTTTCGAATAGCCGAACGAGGTATTAGCCACAACGATGCCGGAGGTCGATCCGCTATAACTCGGCTGTTCCCAGTAACCCGTGTTGGTGAAATTGTCAATCAGCTTGATCTCGATGTATCGCTCCTGCGCGGTTCTAAAGGGAACCTCCCAGCTCGAAATCATCAGATTACCAGTCGTATCCTGAATGGTGTTTCGGAGCAGCAGGAAATAATCAGTAGCTGGCAGAAGCGCCTCATATCCCTTCGTGTTGATCACCGATCGGTCGCCCACTGCAGTTACCATGGTATGTGTTTTGATTTTTTCGCCGTCCTTCATGATCACCAATGTCGTGTCCAAAACTGTAGCGGGATTGATCAGCTCGTCGAATACGATGCTTACCACGTCATCGACGTCAAAATCCATTGTTGCGCCGCTCAACTCTGGGTAGCTTGATGCCACAATAGGACCGACGTTATCGTAAGCCTTTGTCCGAAACCGGAGGGAAAAAGCATCCCCTGGAATGCCATCGCCATTGCCATCGAGCGCCCGACCATTCACATCAGTGGCTAATGGGCTGATTGTAATCACATATTCGGTATCGAATGCAAAATTGCCTTTCACATCCAGCTTCAACGATTTATTGGCCGCATTCCAGACCAGCGGCTCCAATTCAATTGGGGGAACGATCGAGATCGCGTTGGCGAAAGTACCATTGTCCATGGTCTTCGAAAAGTAGAAGAGAATTGGCCGATTGACAGCGATAGTATCGCCTTCGGCTGGATCCGTCGCAACGATCCTCGGCGGCAGGGAAGGAATGGGATCGCTTCTTACGATATTGGAAGCGGCAGACTCATTCCAATAGCGATCCAGCGCCGTAGCAGCGTAGTAATAGCTTCCATTATAATCCTGAGTGCCAGTAAACCGATCGACAAAGGAATAACCCTCGGCCCCAAAGTGAATATCAAGGATTTCGTCGTTATCTAAATCGATGTTATTATCAGGAGACCGATAAATGGCGAATCTCATATTGGATTTCACCGATGGGTTCGGCGTCACCGTGATCTGATAATTCAGAGAATCCAGTTTGGTGATAGCAATCGATGGCGCATCAGGGGGATTGGCGTGAACCAGCTTGGTTGGACGAATTTTGGTTTTGCGACTGAAAAAAGTTTGACCTGCTTCTTCCCAGTAATTGTAATCATCCCAGCTCCCATAGCTGAAAAATTGGAAACCATCCACCCATGGAATAGTCCGGACGCGATCGATTACCTCGGGATGGCGATACCATACTTTTTGATCGGCGAACACATAAGAACCGGGTCCCACGCTATACAAACGACCCTCTGCGATCCCTTTTTGAATAAATGGTCCCCAACATTGCGGGGGATTTCCTACCAGCATATCGTAAAACCCCTGGCCAGTGGTCCAATGATAGTGCATTGGCGTTAGTTGATCGATATAGCCCTCGTTGAACCAGAGCGCCGCGTCCTGATACACATCACCATAGCCTTGCCATGGGCCCCAATTGTAGCGCCCCAATGCGGCGACTGAAAGCCGAACCCAGGGCTTGACCGCTTGGATCGAGTCGTGCAGCGTACGGACAAACTCCGTCACCGACCAGCGCCACCACTCTTCCCATGAGGAAAATCCTTGTGGCACGCCTGCGCTATACGGATGCTCGATATCATAAAGATAGCGAGACCCAGAATTTTGATGCAAAATTTCAAGCTGTGCCTCCGAAATCATACCATCCAACAAGCTCTCTTCTGCCCCAGGTTTATTCAAAAATGCCATCGGGCTGGAATATTCGTTCCAGCGAACATAATCGAGATGCAGACCATCGATGTCATAGTTTCTCACGATCTCCATGGCCACCTTGATGGTGTATTCGCGCACAGCAGCGAGGCCTGGCGACAGACAGATAGAAGATGTCATCGGATTGCCGTCACGATCCCGGCAGATCCATTCTGGATGGACCGCAGCCGGCGCTCCAGGCTGAGTGGATGATGCTTGAAATACATTGAACCAGGCATGCACCTCCATCCCCCGCTTGTGCCCTTCTTCCACGGCGTAGGCCAAAGGATCATAACCAGGGTTACTGTAACCAGCGTAATAGCCCCATGGTTCGTAGGATGAATTGTAGTAGGCGGTCCCACTCTGCCGACATTGCCACAGCACCGCATTCATATTCGCCTTTTGAT
This genomic interval from candidate division KSB1 bacterium contains the following:
- a CDS encoding family 10 glycosylhydrolase, which codes for MVRKLCIFTFLLHISIIVSNSFASAIPKREFRGAWIATIVNLDWPSAPGLSSDQQRAELCRLLDQLHDVGINAIILQVRPECDAFYPSPFDPWSYYLTGKQGKAPSPYYDPLEFAIREAHQRGMELHAWFNPYRAVREIGAYPLDPGHVSNRHPDWTIQIGSIKVLNPGLSSVRNYVTAVIMDVVRRYDIDGVHFDDYFYPYPPNSITNQDDAAFANDPRGFTDRGEWRRDNVNLLIQMVHDSIQAVKPFIKFGVSPFGIWKNGVPPGTTGFDAYNEIYADAVAWLNHQWVDYLAPQLYWPFGGAQDYGKLLPWWASQTNGRHLYPGLAIYKISGWSTSEVPNQIRLNRQTSGVSGNIFFRTTHVIANLKGFTDSLKNDLHRYPAVQPIMAWKDVLPPNPPGQLGYAPLTSYGPPMLQWQQGFRAADGDSGYRFVIYRSKRPDFLPDELEDAQNIIAIVGDRHFAPPIPGFESDPYYYLVTALDRNANESQPSQTIAIYPPGPPTLVFPNDGSDTVPQSVRLEWRYQPDASHFHLQLAKDADFTYPLLVDRANIPDTFSFVTGLSAQTCYYWRVRAANAGGCGDFSRAYRFITGFPKPPVLVYPANQAVDVPIEPVFIWQSVANAESYQLQTAKNSTFLPGAIVVDSSGIIDTTFAGAKLSANRFYYWRVRATNWIGSGEWSEVYKFKTVLLSNVLASEPTPSFRLYPNHPNPFNAKTTIEFDLAQSMPVKVKVFDSLGREIFIIVDDIRPAGKHQLIFDGSALPSGIYLYSIKVGSLVAFGKMLLLK
- a CDS encoding family 10 glycosylhydrolase, which produces MKRIVNSIILCLLFQQNLFSGGNQEFRATWVITWEHISAGKPAEQNKALVRKILDNHQKANMNAVLWQCRQSGTAYYNSSYEPWGYYAGYSNPGYDPLAYAVEEGHKRGMEVHAWFNVFQASSTQPGAPAAVHPEWICRDRDGNPMTSSICLSPGLAAVREYTIKVAMEIVRNYDIDGLHLDYVRWNEYSSPMAFLNKPGAEESLLDGMISEAQLEILHQNSGSRYLYDIEHPYSAGVPQGFSSWEEWWRWSVTEFVRTLHDSIQAVKPWVRLSVAALGRYNWGPWQGYGDVYQDAALWFNEGYIDQLTPMHYHWTTGQGFYDMLVGNPPQCWGPFIQKGIAEGRLYSVGPGSYVFADQKVWYRHPEVIDRVRTIPWVDGFQFFSYGSWDDYNYWEEAGQTFFSRKTKIRPTKLVHANPPDAPSIAITKLDSLNYQITVTPNPSVKSNMRFAIYRSPDNNIDLDNDEILDIHFGAEGYSFVDRFTGTQDYNGSYYYAATALDRYWNESAASNIVRSDPIPSLPPRIVATDPAEGDTIAVNRPILFYFSKTMDNGTFANAISIVPPIELEPLVWNAANKSLKLDVKGNFAFDTEYVITISPLATDVNGRALDGNGDGIPGDAFSLRFRTKAYDNVGPIVASSYPELSGATMDFDVDDVVSIVFDELINPATVLDTTLVIMKDGEKIKTHTMVTAVGDRSVINTKGYEALLPATDYFLLLRNTIQDTTGNLMISSWEVPFRTAQERYIEIKLIDNFTNTGYWEQPSYSGSTSGIVVANTSFGYSKDIYLPGSATAPVHRRSAFINYQWMETPPSEGYLLREYLSNGAPRDVRFDNSYILQCYVYGDGSRNKFRFSLREVEGQGYPLEVSKWVTIDWYGWKLLEWDLSDPNSVGSWLGNEKMDGKSYYVDSFQLTHDNTGAISGRIYVDNLRVVKKSAEPVHVQPSPSFLAESFRLLQNYPNPFNPTTTIPFELPNSGRVNLKVYDLLGRTVAILVDEQREAGYHEVQFDGRQLPSGIYFYRLEFEGQSEHRQMLLIK